The Mustela erminea isolate mMusErm1 chromosome 10, mMusErm1.Pri, whole genome shotgun sequence genomic sequence CTAACTTACCCCCAGCCTTTTAGCTAGAATGCTGCCCGAGGCTTCCTGCCCACTCGTGCTTCAGTTCTGAGCTTAGAGACCCCCCCGCTACCCCCAAGCCCTGCCGCCCCTTGCCCGTCCCCAGAAGTCCGGTGCCCCCACTGAGCTCTCATAGTTGCCCGTACTTAACACCATGGTTCTGATGcttgttttgtccttttcttcacTAGACTTTGAAGACAGAATTACATCCTGTTCATTGGTGTGTCGTGGtgcattttttcaaataataggaTACACTAATTAGGAGGGAAAAAAGTCGGGGTCGTTGGACAGGTTTATTGAAACGGGGCCGTTTTGCCACAGTCTGAGTAAATCACTTCTGGTACAGGCTGTGGGACAGCTCTCCCACCACAGGTTCCTGCCGCCAGACCAGGACAGACGAACATCTGTTCACTTGGGGATAGATTTCAACATGAAGCTGCAGTCGCATGTGGGCTCTGGGGCTGGATACGGCTCAGGCTCTCTGGAACGTCTGTTTGCACACTTGGCCTTCACAGAACATTTCCTAGGGATAAGGGGgaacaggaggagaaagaagatgcGTGGGCAAAGTGggtgatgattattattattgctcACAACAGTGCTGACACGAAATCTGCGGTGTCTTTTCCAACTGGGTGTCCAACAGTTCAATTCGATTCTGACACCCAGAGCTAGCACAGACCCCACAGGTGAAGGGCTCAGTCCCCAAAACTAGCCCTACGTCAGACATCAGTCACAAGAAGCCCACCCGAACTCCTGACCCAGCAGCTACGAGCAGGATTCCCACGACCCCCTCCTCAGTTtcaataatttgctagaatggttCACAGAAACACTCTTTACTTACATTtatggtttattataaaggatcCAACCCAAGAACAGCCAAGTAGATGCATAGGAcacagtgtgtgtgggggggtgccgACCTTCCAGGCCGCCTCCGGGAGCGCCACCTTCCCAGCACATCAATGTTTTCACCAACTATGAGGCTCTCCAAAACCCTCTTGTTTAGGGGTGTTGGTGGAGGTTTCGTTATATAGGGATGATTGACTAAATCTTGGGCCATCTGGGAGACCCCAATCTCCAATCATCTCATTAGCCTACAGGAGACACTCATTGGAGATTCCAAGGGTTTCGGAAACCAGgcacaaagaccaaatatttattttatattatatcacAGCATGGACGGATTGTCCTATGAGTGGCCGCAGAGGAAGGGTCCCTCTATTCTTGGCTTGGGCAGAGTTCACGGATATGCCAAGAAAAGACAAATGCAATTTGAACATTACTTCTTACCACCAACAAATCTGTATATCCTCAAacgtatttgttttctttgaagttcCATATTACATTTTTGTGATGgcatattgtttatttattcttaattttgtttgtgtAAGATTTATCAATCTAGGATTTTAAGATAAGGGCTCTAATTTAGTTTTCACTGTTCTGGCTTGGACTTCATGGACATTGAGGCAAAAAAGGTGTAGAGTTGAAAGCACACATTTTTATCAGACCTGGATTTGCATCTCCGCTTGGAAGCCATGGGGAATTTCTAAATCTCAGTCTCATTTGTAAATGGGAAAAACTGTGTCCCTTTCACAAGACTGTCTTGAAGACCAAGTCAGATAATGCATGCAAAGATTTAGCACAGTAGCTGAGCCCCAAATCATCACTCGAAAAATGTAAGCCATTCTAATATATATGGCAGGAAGcaattctcatttaaaaagccaaaatcagggcacctgggtggttggtcattaaacatctgccttcagctcaggtcatgatcccagggtcctgggatggagccctgcgtgggattccctgcccagtgggaggtctgcttctccctctcccactccccctgcttgtgtttgctctcttgctgtctctctctctgtcaaataaataaattaaataaacaaaaagttgtAGTTAAGCCTTGATGTACAATtttatatcttctctctctctctctctctttttaagcaggctcccacccagcacggagcccaatgaggagcttaaactcacagccctgagatcaagacctgatatGAGACCAAGAATCGGACActcaaccgacggagccaccaGACACCCCCATACCTTCTAAATTATACTTAGAAATTATTGATTAGCTTGAGTTATAATTTGTATGCTCACGAAATGCTGGTGGCATCAGCAAGGAGATGACCTTTCGGAAATGAATAAGGTGGCTAAGTAGAGAGCGGTAATGATGTGCCTCCGACAAGGGTTCTCTGGATTCCTCCTGAGGAAATAAATCCACGGATGCAAACGGCTCTGTTGATGTGAATTTAAGCAATGGCGGAAACATTATACTCTGGAACAATATACTCCTGGACACTGAGATTatggaaatgttttttaaaaatgatagttcACCAACCTGATAGAATAGCATGAAGCCAGTTTActaccttattttatatatatataatatattaaggtaatgtaatatacacatatataaattttcttcttcttcttcttttttttaagatatttacttatttgagagcctgagagatagcgagagagagcagggagcccgatgcggaactcgatcccagcaccctgggatcacgacctgagccaaaggcagacgcttaaccaactgagccacccaggcgctcctctatatttttttcaattaacacaTCATGAATTCAacaggaaaattattttgaaacccAGAATATGTTTTGTCgtaaatgaaaaagcagaataCTCCGCCAGAGACCAGAAGGTGACAGGCCAGACCGAGAACAGTGGGCTGGAATGGTTTCATTCCACAGTCATGGTTTCACCGGCATCATCCCATCGGATGTACGAACACGGTGTGGCAAGTACCAGATGGAGTCTGTCCCCTTCGATCCAATGGGTCCAGCCTCtattcttcttctcccccttctgGACACAAGTGAGTCTGTCATTGTCCCAGGTGACCAAGCTCtgcgtgagagagggaacagacaAGAGGCTGGTTTGCCGTGGCAGGTCCTCAGCGGGTGCTAAGAAAGCCGAGTTAATCTTGCAAAATCAAGAGCTTAtattatcatttgaaaaaaattattttttttaccttgcaTTTCCTGTTATCCAGCCCTTTATTATCCTCATCAAATTCTTCTCCGACTTTAAATGTAACAAGGTAGTTCCTCAGGCTGCTGTATGTGTGGATGCTAAAGGAATCCCCGTTTTGCTCAATCACTTTCTGTGGCTTCAGCAACTTGGCTATTTTGCGGGTAGCGAAGTCAATACctt encodes the following:
- the RBP7 gene encoding retinoid-binding protein 7, with translation MPVDLSGTWNLLSSDNFEGYMVALGIDFATRKIAKLLKPQKVIEQNGDSFSIHTYSSLRNYLVTFKVGEEFDEDNKGLDNRKCKSLVTWDNDRLTCVQKGEKKNRGWTHWIEGDRLHLEMFCEGQVCKQTFQRA